One segment of Salvelinus alpinus chromosome 1, SLU_Salpinus.1, whole genome shotgun sequence DNA contains the following:
- the LOC139538314 gene encoding notch-regulated ankyrin repeat-containing protein A-like has product MSQGDVSTCSAPQIVFQEAVKQGNTKELHSLLQNMTNCEFNVNSFGPEGQTALHQSVIDGNLELVKLLVKFGADIRLANREGWSALHIAAFGGHQDIVLYLITKAKYSSGAR; this is encoded by the coding sequence ATGAGTCAAGGGGATGTATCAACTTGCTCTGCGCCTCAGATCGTATTCCAAGAGGCGGTGAAGCAAGGTAACACAAAGGAACTCCACTCGTTGCTCCAGAACATGACAAACTGCGAATTCAATGTCAACTCCTTCGGGCCCGAAGGACAGACGGCGTTGCATCAGTCAGTCATCGACGGGAATCTCGAACTTGTAAAACTGCTGGTGAAATTCGGAGCCGATATTCGATTGGCGAACAGGGAAGGGTGGAGTGCCTTACACATTGCCGCTTTTGGAGGACATCAAGACATAGTCCTATACCTCATCACTAAGGCAAAATACTCTTCTGGCGCACGGTGA